The proteins below come from a single Gimesia alba genomic window:
- a CDS encoding DUF1501 domain-containing protein, protein MKSRNHSRTHTQHAFTAFNPLVPEGLVLRSRRNMLKASLAGLAGLSVPNLLRTSDQLMAAGKSSLSKKSVILLWMTGGPSHIDTWDPKPDRPIQNRGPFGVTQTSVPGITITDRLPKQAAMMDRFTLIRSVDPKMSSHQPNQVMQTANLRATPRTNRKGDKYPAMASIVAKHHGANHPGMPPYVAFMKHHSHIAWGGYLGKEYDPFIANDAADLPVYDLVGKDSGKTSGGKMFQFAPGLSYERMKSRRDLMQQFDKLRSDIDQAGSMSAIDSYSQRAYNMVLGQRVQQAFDLNQESPATRDRYGKHLWCQQALLARRLVEAGSSFVTLDLSYHTASGTWDNHGDNIPPYGGIKNGLGPLLPLFDHLLTTLVLDLEERGLLDQVLVIAMGEFGRSPMSGTQGSTDGRNHWPVVMSMCMAGGGMNHGQVIGASEHDGAEIKHRPVRPGDLAATIYQYMGVPLDTQYIDEKGRPNFAIENGEPIHELF, encoded by the coding sequence CTGGTTCCTGAAGGCTTGGTGTTACGTAGTCGGCGGAATATGCTCAAGGCTTCACTGGCAGGGTTGGCAGGTCTATCTGTCCCCAACCTCTTACGAACTTCAGATCAACTGATGGCCGCCGGGAAATCTTCGCTGTCCAAAAAAAGTGTCATTCTCCTCTGGATGACCGGGGGACCGAGTCATATCGATACCTGGGATCCCAAACCAGACCGCCCGATTCAAAACCGGGGACCGTTCGGAGTGACACAAACATCCGTGCCCGGCATCACCATTACAGATCGGTTACCAAAGCAAGCTGCAATGATGGATCGTTTCACCTTGATCCGTTCCGTTGATCCCAAGATGAGCAGCCATCAGCCTAATCAGGTGATGCAGACTGCCAATCTGCGCGCTACCCCTCGTACGAATCGTAAAGGTGACAAGTATCCTGCGATGGCTTCAATCGTGGCCAAGCATCATGGCGCTAACCATCCCGGCATGCCGCCCTATGTCGCGTTCATGAAACATCATTCGCACATTGCCTGGGGAGGTTATCTGGGAAAAGAATACGATCCGTTCATCGCCAACGATGCAGCTGACCTGCCTGTCTATGACTTGGTGGGGAAAGATTCCGGAAAAACCAGTGGCGGCAAAATGTTCCAATTCGCCCCTGGTCTATCCTACGAACGAATGAAAAGCCGACGCGATTTGATGCAACAGTTTGATAAGCTGCGAAGTGACATTGATCAAGCCGGCTCGATGTCAGCTATCGACAGCTACAGTCAACGCGCGTATAACATGGTGCTTGGTCAGCGTGTGCAACAGGCGTTCGATTTGAACCAGGAATCACCGGCCACACGAGATCGCTATGGCAAACATCTCTGGTGTCAACAGGCACTGCTCGCCCGTCGTCTGGTTGAAGCAGGAAGCTCATTTGTGACTCTCGATTTGAGTTACCATACCGCTTCCGGAACCTGGGACAATCACGGCGATAATATTCCGCCGTACGGTGGTATTAAAAATGGTCTTGGTCCACTGCTCCCTCTGTTCGACCATCTGCTGACGACCCTTGTCCTCGACCTGGAAGAACGCGGGCTTCTGGATCAGGTGCTGGTCATCGCGATGGGAGAATTCGGTCGCTCACCAATGTCCGGAACCCAAGGTAGTACCGATGGCCGCAACCATTGGCCCGTAGTGATGTCGATGTGTATGGCCGGCGGTGGCATGAACCACGGTCAGGTCATCGGCGCCAGTGAACACGATGGTGCCGAGATCAAACATCGTCCCGTTCGCCCGGGAGACCTGGCAGCCACGATCTATCAATACATGGGAGTCCCCTTGGATACTCAATATATTGATGAAAAAGGCCGCCCGAATTTCGCCATCGAAAATGGTGAACCGATTCACGAATTATTCTAA
- a CDS encoding CehA/McbA family metallohydrolase domain-containing protein yields the protein MNRLESTRSVQKHSFLKSGLLLVACFFFLGTITYAAEPVQLKETDSQKWYKGNLHTHSLWSDGDDYLEMIADWYKTHGYDFLSFTDHNVLSTSERWTVPEKNKGKLHAYQELKKRFPNWIEERKNKDGQIEVRLRTFEEVSDKLGEPGKYLMIQSEEVTDRYKNMPVHMNATNLHSLLTPLGGKSVYEVMQNNTNALLAQRERTGQSMMIHLNHPNFHYGVTAEELMKVIGENFFEVYNGHPGVNNKGDDTYASTDRIWDIILTKRLAELNLPMMYGLGTDDGHNYHKIPSRASEPGRGWVVVLSEKLEPEALVDAMEAGRFYASSGVKLKSVTSSDKGIQIEIDPEEGVEYTTDFIGTLEGYPKAGMPVLDKRGQELHATKRYSKKIGATLKSVKGNSPSYNFNGKEIYVRALVRSTKLHPNPAQLGEVERAWVQPVKGPAAPKQE from the coding sequence ATGAACCGCCTTGAATCGACTCGCAGTGTGCAAAAGCATTCTTTTCTAAAATCTGGTTTGTTACTGGTAGCCTGCTTTTTCTTTCTGGGAACAATAACCTATGCAGCAGAACCAGTTCAGTTAAAAGAAACCGACAGTCAGAAATGGTATAAAGGGAATTTGCACACGCATTCCTTGTGGAGCGATGGTGATGATTATCTCGAGATGATTGCCGACTGGTACAAAACTCACGGTTATGATTTCCTCTCTTTTACCGACCATAATGTGCTTTCCACGTCAGAACGCTGGACGGTTCCTGAAAAGAATAAAGGTAAGCTGCACGCTTACCAGGAATTAAAAAAACGTTTTCCGAATTGGATCGAAGAACGGAAAAATAAAGACGGTCAGATCGAAGTACGCTTGCGCACATTTGAGGAAGTATCGGATAAACTGGGGGAACCCGGAAAGTATCTGATGATTCAAAGTGAAGAAGTGACGGATCGCTATAAAAATATGCCCGTGCATATGAACGCGACCAACTTGCATTCACTGCTGACTCCGCTTGGAGGTAAGAGTGTTTATGAGGTGATGCAGAACAATACAAACGCGCTGTTGGCACAACGGGAACGGACCGGTCAGTCGATGATGATTCATTTAAATCATCCCAATTTTCATTATGGAGTGACAGCAGAAGAGTTGATGAAGGTCATCGGCGAAAATTTCTTTGAGGTTTATAACGGCCATCCCGGTGTGAATAACAAAGGTGATGACACTTATGCCAGCACGGATCGGATCTGGGATATTATTTTAACGAAGCGACTGGCGGAGTTGAACCTGCCTATGATGTATGGTCTGGGAACAGATGACGGGCATAACTACCACAAAATCCCCAGTCGTGCGAGTGAACCGGGCAGGGGATGGGTTGTTGTTTTATCGGAGAAACTGGAGCCCGAAGCACTGGTAGATGCGATGGAAGCTGGACGCTTTTATGCTTCATCGGGCGTCAAACTGAAATCTGTTACTTCTTCCGACAAAGGAATTCAGATTGAAATCGACCCGGAAGAGGGAGTGGAATATACCACTGATTTTATTGGAACGTTGGAAGGTTATCCCAAAGCGGGAATGCCGGTGTTGGATAAACGAGGACAGGAATTACATGCCACAAAACGTTACAGCAAAAAAATCGGTGCAACATTGAAGTCAGTGAAAGGCAACTCTCCCAGCTATAACTTCAACGGCAAAGAAATTTATGTGCGGGCATTGGTGCGATCAACAAAGCTGCATCCCAATCCTGCACAATTGGGTGAAGTCGAACGTGCCTGGGTTCAACCTGTTAAAGGGCCAGCCGCTCCCAAACAGGAGTGA
- a CDS encoding glycosyltransferase family 39 protein — translation MVIISDQELLQRSVEPAHDLFPVMRRAAVMSPLVILLALGPGLLAFHSYRIDELSAWFGLECLGKASLITDNTNALISQPPLVRWLCMGLLSLVGHWSSSLVLFSYFSTACMLVVAYRLTRKVCNPRYALVFCFLLAFHTVVLKQIQLIEAPAFPILFALLTIWGYITHIQFESGIVSYKLLCGGISLGLCLLSGGALALGVLLMLSLYIVNPTDLPKGRSTSEQKKLPVLKQAVRAWKSLLILGFTGFAVGGWWELMAASQIEGFWGKWFAGPGQPTISLYWKTEFYPAYFVRDVISSLGFLLGFALFGLFHGIKRVLKPAGNQQEIAWLRLVVIWVFCGAFFWWGVQFLPQMEASTRAMWKLFFIIPLMAIVTWEFQQIALRRVSYPTVLAVFTVGVLSVIFISASQGDTLSPQISARFLRQLVILGLSLVMVLWYSHRFKKEQGHRVVEMALVVALSGLHVVYGVYSVPKPNPAGERLLQFEQQLRLTQNVTNCILVSKTDKPPLELTFLIFYLWGDIDFKQIQGTVLPQDLEIPVTEESDATPEKQVIIRWGASSVSLRNIVNAGFVLKPVASPDVYKQHELQADLISKSPQGF, via the coding sequence TTGGTAATTATTAGTGATCAGGAACTATTACAGCGGTCAGTAGAGCCTGCTCATGATTTATTTCCGGTGATGCGACGTGCGGCAGTCATGTCGCCTCTGGTCATCTTATTGGCTTTAGGTCCCGGTTTATTAGCCTTTCATTCGTATCGCATTGATGAATTGTCTGCCTGGTTTGGCTTGGAGTGTCTCGGAAAAGCCAGCCTGATCACCGATAATACCAACGCACTTATTTCTCAACCCCCATTGGTTCGCTGGCTTTGTATGGGGCTGCTTTCTTTAGTCGGACACTGGTCTTCATCACTGGTTCTCTTTTCTTATTTTTCGACAGCCTGCATGTTGGTTGTTGCGTATCGATTAACGAGAAAAGTTTGTAATCCTCGTTACGCGCTGGTGTTTTGTTTTCTGCTTGCCTTTCATACAGTCGTCTTAAAACAAATTCAACTGATTGAAGCGCCTGCATTTCCGATTCTGTTTGCCTTGCTGACGATCTGGGGATACATCACTCATATCCAATTCGAATCTGGAATTGTATCCTACAAGCTATTGTGTGGGGGAATTTCGCTGGGGCTGTGCCTGTTGTCCGGAGGGGCTCTGGCATTGGGAGTCCTGCTGATGTTGTCGTTGTATATTGTGAATCCCACCGATCTGCCGAAAGGTCGTTCCACCTCAGAACAGAAAAAACTACCCGTATTGAAACAGGCGGTGCGAGCCTGGAAGTCATTATTGATTTTGGGATTTACCGGTTTTGCTGTCGGGGGCTGGTGGGAGTTAATGGCGGCATCACAGATTGAAGGATTCTGGGGGAAATGGTTTGCGGGTCCCGGGCAGCCCACGATCAGCCTGTATTGGAAAACGGAATTCTATCCTGCCTATTTCGTTCGCGATGTGATTTCTTCGCTGGGTTTTTTATTAGGATTTGCACTGTTTGGTCTATTTCATGGCATTAAGCGTGTACTGAAGCCGGCAGGAAATCAACAGGAAATTGCCTGGCTGCGATTGGTTGTGATCTGGGTATTTTGTGGTGCTTTTTTCTGGTGGGGAGTGCAATTCCTTCCCCAAATGGAAGCCAGTACCCGTGCGATGTGGAAATTATTTTTCATCATTCCGTTGATGGCGATTGTGACTTGGGAATTTCAGCAGATTGCACTCCGCCGTGTCAGTTATCCAACGGTGCTTGCTGTATTTACTGTTGGTGTGTTGTCGGTTATTTTCATCAGTGCATCACAGGGAGATACACTCAGCCCTCAGATCTCCGCCCGTTTCTTACGTCAGTTAGTCATTCTTGGGTTATCGCTCGTGATGGTGCTCTGGTACAGTCATCGCTTTAAAAAAGAGCAAGGCCATCGTGTGGTGGAAATGGCATTGGTGGTTGCGTTATCTGGCCTGCATGTCGTTTATGGCGTGTATTCCGTACCCAAGCCGAACCCGGCAGGCGAACGTTTATTGCAGTTTGAACAACAACTTCGTTTAACCCAAAACGTGACTAACTGCATTCTGGTGAGCAAAACGGATAAACCTCCTCTGGAACTCACGTTTTTAATCTTCTATCTCTGGGGTGATATAGATTTCAAGCAGATTCAGGGGACAGTGCTTCCACAGGACCTGGAGATACCAGTAACAGAAGAATCGGATGCGACACCAGAAAAACAGGTGATTATTCGCTGGGGGGCTTCATCTGTTTCATTACGAAATATCGTCAATGCCGGTTTTGTTTTAAAGCCGGTGGCTTCGCCTGATGTTTACAAACAACACGAACTGCAGGCAGATTTAATCAGTAAGTCTCCTCAGGGTTTTTAA
- a CDS encoding BON domain-containing protein: MSHHIAFDHAHQLSELVKHAISTSNLIANQNVQYKIEQEQVFLTGIVSSYYEKQLAQESVSRITGVRQVHNRLTVEPAQKAVETLSTN; encoded by the coding sequence ATGTCACATCACATCGCCTTTGACCATGCCCACCAGCTCAGTGAACTGGTCAAGCATGCTATATCCACTTCTAATTTAATCGCCAACCAGAATGTTCAATACAAAATTGAGCAGGAACAGGTGTTCTTGACCGGCATTGTCAGCAGCTATTACGAAAAGCAGTTGGCTCAGGAGTCGGTTAGTCGTATCACCGGAGTTCGCCAGGTCCACAATCGTTTGACGGTAGAACCTGCTCAGAAAGCAGTCGAGACACTCAGTACCAATTGA
- a CDS encoding transposase produces MLNRSVARLTLFEKPDDYAAFMRVVEETWQKNPLPIFAMSVMPNHWHFVVRPTTDTQLTDFFRLLTVTHTMRWHAHYATGGTGHLYQGRFKSFPIQSDDHLRTVMRYVERNPLRANLVNKAEEWEFGSAWARQQKQNTPEWLATPKNPSLPRNWRALVNKPQTDAELAALRKCIVRGTPFGNDRWTSNTAKRLSLESTTRPRGRPRLRKKS; encoded by the coding sequence GTGCTGAACCGGTCTGTTGCGCGGCTGACTCTGTTCGAGAAGCCCGACGATTATGCTGCGTTCATGCGGGTGGTCGAGGAGACGTGGCAGAAGAATCCTCTGCCGATTTTTGCGATGTCGGTGATGCCCAATCACTGGCACTTTGTCGTACGGCCCACGACGGACACCCAGCTGACGGATTTCTTCCGACTGCTCACGGTCACCCACACCATGCGCTGGCACGCCCACTATGCGACCGGCGGCACGGGGCACTTGTACCAGGGCCGCTTCAAGTCGTTCCCGATCCAGTCGGACGACCATTTACGGACCGTCATGCGTTACGTCGAACGCAACCCATTACGGGCGAATCTGGTCAATAAAGCAGAAGAGTGGGAGTTTGGCTCCGCCTGGGCCCGGCAGCAGAAACAGAACACGCCGGAATGGCTGGCGACGCCGAAGAATCCATCGCTCCCTCGAAACTGGCGGGCCCTGGTTAACAAACCCCAGACCGACGCCGAGCTGGCCGCCCTGCGAAAATGCATCGTCCGCGGCACCCCCTTCGGCAATGACAGATGGACCAGCAACACCGCCAAAAGGCTCTCCCTGGAAAGCACCACCCGCCCCCGCGGCAGACCACGCCTCAGAAAAAAGTCCTGA